The stretch of DNA ATACTTGTGCATGTCCTTGTTTAATATTTGTGtaacttatttttctcctcaggGAGGAGCAGAAAACAATCCTGCCCGTAACTTCTTGCTTCAGTCAGCCGATCACAACATCTGTTAGCAATGCAAGCTGCCTGCCCATCAGCACATCAGTCAGTGTTGGCAGCCTCATTTTGAAAACTGCTCACATTATGTCTGAGGataaaaatgactttttaaagcCTGTTGCAAATGGCAGGATGGTtaacagctgaaaggcattcaTCTTTCCAGCTTGTGACCACACCATGGAAGCATTTACACtagctttttatatatataatatatattatataatgtatattttttttaaaaaaaataatattgggGTCATGCATTTCCTGTGGACTCTTTGATACTTCAAGCCCCTCTCGCATTagcattctgaagaaaaaaaaaacttacttTACTAGGGTAAGGTGTTCACTTTCCACAAATGAATGGAATTTGGACATTGTTTTACTTAAGCTTAAAGCAGCTTTTTATGAGTTTGTAGCAATCCGGTGCGGTATCTGAGCCATTCTTGTTTAAAATGGCTTCTGTAGAAAACTAACAACTCAGTTATTTAAACTAGCAGGATCCTACGATGATACATCTAGTGAAAGGAAGACTAACTTATTTGTCTCTATTTTGTTTCATGAGAGAAGAACTTGTGTCTTgttgcagctgctttttctttagttgTGGAACTTTGCATGGAGTATTGTTTCCTGTTTGAAGACTGAGAGGTGGAGATTTGGACTTAAGACTTTTACAGGGTTAACACACCATTAGCTTTGCACTGCTACGTTATTTGCAGGTCTGTGGtgcagtgctctgctgcagctttttgtttccattcccaccccacccccaatttCTGCTTTAGTACTGTAGATACACATACACAGGCTACTTGTCCAAGTGAAGTTATCAGAAGTAAACCAAGTGCCTAAGTCCTCCAGCTGATGTACTAGGTATTGATTTCCCCAAGTTATACGTGAAACAATTTTCAACCATTTTGAGAGGTTATGCACTAATGTAACAGcaattttgggttttctttttttttttttttttattaatagttCTCAACTTGGAGATTATAGAATCCAGATGACTTGGCAAAAAGTATCAGGTGCTCTTGGCTTTCCTTTGAAAACCCTGTATGTAGTGTTTGCACTGACTAACAAGATGGTGTTGCTGTTTTTTgtactgttttttttatttaaactaaatATTGGGAATTTAAGGCGGTTGTATTACCTTTGTTAAATGTTGTTAATCATAATTTTATATTCAGGTTTAATTTTTGCTTGTTCAGTGGCAActtattttcaaagacattgAAAATACAATAATATAGCATTATCTGACCTTCAGAGTactgaaaaatatatgaatttATGCCCTGTTAAGATGTGACACAGAACCATGTTAGACATGTcaactgaaaattgtttttcgTAACTATACACAAACTAGAGCCCTGGGCATATGTttttgagaagctgaaaaatccacttttttttttttttaaagaaaacaggacTCTCTCTCCTGATGATTACTATCTTCTTTGTcctgttacttttttttgtgacaagttttactttttttttatgtttttattaactTCTGTGAAGTTGTTTACTCTGAAAATTGTACTGGAATATTTTAAGCCAAGCTGATCTTTCACCAGGTGTACTGCATGTAAGGGCTTTTCCTGCTAGCAAAATGCTTAAAGAGGATCATGTTACTGGTCGTCTGAGTTGTTATTTTACAAAATCACAGCTATGTGGTCGGGTAAGATTTTGATAATTGTTTTGTGCACGcttctggggggtgggggttggcaTTTCCCTGAGGGTTACTGATTAGACTAAGTAAATATTGGTGTTTGATATCTCTCCTAATGAACCTGTCCATGAAATAATTATGTTGTAAATATACCTGAAAATCCAAGGGTTAGTTTTGATATTCTGGTGTCAGTATGGAAGATCTTACACATCTATTTAATACTCAAATGTAAAGGAATGTATGTAGAAAAACAGTCAAGTAGTCTTTTCTTAGTTTCCTTTGGCTGTTGCTGTACCTTCCTATAGCCAGTGCCACCTCATAGCTAGGGTTAGACTGATGCTTTGTTTCACTCGCAACTTGAAGTGAATGGATACAAGAACCAGACCACCTTTGTCACCTTAACTTATTTCCTATTGATGTTAACTTTAACTTAGAATGTTAGACATAAATATGATTGTTGTATATTTTATACCAAGACCATTCTGTAAATATGAATTTATATTACTTTTGAAATGCTTCTGAGATACTATTATTTGCTGTACAATGTAATTCGAAAACAGATATGCAAACAAGTATGTCTCTTTCATGGATATTTAAACAGTGAGATCTTCCATGTTGAAggtgatgtaatttttttaaaagatttttaaattttaaattgctattttgttacaaaaatagagaaaatataaaGGTTTGAGAAGTCCTTATTTGCCCTCAGGGAAAGAGCCCTCTGTGCACCAGAACTCCACAGAACATCTTCAGCATGATCTGAGGGTGAATATATACTACATAAATTGATTGTGTATTTAccttaactttttaattttaaaattgcaattttaaaaacttggtTGTGCTCTGCTGGAGGGGGATTGGGATAAGCTGCTTACACACATTTGCCTGTTTGTCCAGTGAAATTACATAAGCCTAACATATTCCTGCCAACCATTTCGGCATATTTAAGAAGAGATGTATCTATATACTCGTCTGCAGCAGGAGGTCCCATGATATAGCAGTTCTCTAGTATGACCATACACTTCATATGGAAAGTTGGTTCTTAACTGAGGCTAGGATTTTttagttgaattttttttatatatagaatgacaggaaaaagaattatttgGGGGTTTTAACAGCATGCCAGCTTTGTCTTACAGTTTTAATACTGTGTGGTTTTTGCCATGAAACTAGGCCCTCCAGTGCCCAGACGAGGAGAAGCTATGGGTGGGAGCCTAGTGCTGGCTGGCTTTGAAGTTTCAGCCCTTGACCCTACACAAACAAGGATGTGTAAATTTGTCTAGTTGCAAATCAGGTGCCTTTGGGCTAGGGAAGGGCTTATTTTCTGGCACTGAGATACAGTGACATCTTTGTGTGTTAATAGCAGTGATTCCCATGTAGGTTTTGGCCTAACTTACCTgtgctgtcagaaaaaaaggccCATAGCAGATTGGGGAAAGAGATTGgctcttttgctttgcttggaCAAGcattttgggttgttttggtttgtttttttgttttgtgggggtttttgttgggttattttgttgaaattttttcccccactagGGGTACAGCAGGGATTTCACATGCAAGAGATACAGGAATTATTAGTATCTAAGTTAATTGTGTTGCCTCACTACCTGGATTCATTCCTTGGTTTGCCTCATTTCCCACATAGGTCTTAATAGAGACTAATGCTTGTGCTGGGAGAATGCTTGTGTGAGAAAGTAATTATCTGTACATTCTTAACGTATACTTAGAGCAGAGTGATTGCCCTGCTACTGATATTTTGTTCCTGTAAACAGGTGACAAGAAATGATTCTTAGTGTTTATGCAGATTTTGCATTGTAGAATGTATACTAGACCCTTCAAAGGAAAGGTTAGACTCTTTGCAAAGCAAACTGGCATTGGTTCTTGGTAGTCTAGTACAGGGACACTAAAGTTTGGCATTTGatttaggaaagaagaaaaaaaaaaaaagctgtatgcAGCTAATTATGTTAAATAAGCTCTTAATTGCTCTTTGTGGAAGCCTAATTTGGAAGGTTTTAGTGCTTTGATAACACaattgaaattttaatttatccTGTACTCAAGAGCTGAATGCTGTTCGTGTATAATAGTGTACTAGGCTGGATGAGGTACAAAATAATGCACAGTGGTCAGaaacagctgaggaaagaatatttaaaattacttgatCTAAACTCAGAATAGTTCCAAacattgtttttgttttgcttttttaaagcacaagTTGTCAAGTTGTACCTGTTGCTGTACATAAACACTGTATGCCAGCAGCTCCTTGATCATATTTGTGAACAgacttttcattattattagaCTGTTATTAAAGGAAGATGTGGCATTTGAGAGTGtaacaaaatgagaaatgatCGGATTATCTATAGTATGTAAAAGTCCATTCTTTATGTTGTAGTTTAATCCCTTTGTTAGGAAATTCCCTCTCATTGAGGGACCTCTTCTGCAAGCAGAACAcaataaatgtgctttttttaaatgacccAATTTTCCAGTATAAATGAACAGCTGACTGGCAGTAGTCATCACCATGCATCTCTTTGCTGGCAAGGGAGCacaacaaggaaagaaaaaaaaaaaaaaaaaccaaaccccaaactgtCAGTGATGAGATGAAACAAATCTGAATAATCAAAATGACCAATAGGTGAACATAATACTACACCCCGTTATTTAAGAAGGATGCTTGTGGAAGCTTTTAATCACTCAAGTTTTTGCTGTAAAAGCGAAAATAAAACAGAGCCTGGCTGCATTTATTACTGCCAAAAGCCAAGGTCATTTGCACATAGCCCATCAATTTATCCAGAGTAGATCTCAGTTAATCCAAGGCATGGAAATGCATGCATTTTCTTAGCTGGGCAAACAAGTACATTATACAGTAGTTGTGATACAACACATGTGGCTTTTATTTGTACTGCACATACCCACTGTACAGCCACTCAGAAGTATTGTGGTTAGCTTGCAGCATCTGCTGTCCGCATTTATACTGTTTACTGCGTATTCTTTTCCCTggaagttttaaagaaaattttttttcttgttgcattgattacattttataaatttgCTTAGCTGGAAAGTTTGGGAAAAGAGGCCTGTTTGTCAATTGTACAACCGATTGTGAAGCTCTAGTGTGAATATTTTTACGTCTGTATTagacattttctttgcaaatctATTGTTCGattgaaatgtaaatgaaataaaagatggTGTACACCCATCATGTATAAAGCAGGCACCATCGCTACGATGGATTTAATGCTCATTTTTATGGCGCATTCTCAGCTTCTATTTAAaactataatttaaaaaaaataatctgtaaaatgaaatggGGATATATGGGGGAGTAAATTCTATTCCGTTTATTTCGGTTTTGAGTTCCCATGGTAACGTCCCTTGGTGTTAGAGGTAGgggggccccggcggcggggcgctgctgtgtttgctgtagCACTGAAGTGAAGAGGTTGTAGCTTTGGCTGGTCACGGAGTAGAGCATCCtggtttttcagtgtttgagaGACTTGATGGAAGAAGTTTGCAGTATTGACATGTATTTGCATGCAcgaataaaaattatttgtccaCCTTAAAGCGCCTCTCTGCCTttaaaaggggggtggggggggtgggcaggcgGCCGGCTCCTCCCGGGGCGGGGCCCGCCTCCTTCCCGGCATGCTCCGCGCGGCCGCGCCCCGCAGGTGGCGGCTGAGGCGGCGGGGAGAGGGAGCGGTGAGTGAGGAggctgcggcggcggggcgggggccgccggGGCCCGCGCTCGGGGCTCCACCGGGGCTCCGCTCGGGCCGGCTGCCCCCGGTCTCGTCCCGGGGCCGAGCGCGTCGTGCCCTGGGTGGGCCCGAAGGGTGGCGGGCGCGGCCTgaggcggcggccccgggcctGGCAGCGCGCCCACGGGGAGGAGGCAGCGCCTTGAGGGGGTGGGGCGGGCGGTCCCGCGGGGTGCTCGGCCGAGGTGGCGGGCTGGGAACGGACCTGCGGGGAAGTTGGTGCTGTTCTGCTGAAACTCGGCCGCTTTTACCTGCTGCCCGCGCTGGCGCTGTGGAGGCCCGTGCGGCGGCCCGGCGCGGCTGCGGCGGTGCCGGTGGCCCTCTGCCCCGCGGGGCTCCGGGGAGGCACCTTTAATCCTGGGCCCTCTGCCCGCGCCTCGGACATGTGCTTAATCCGGCCTTGACTCTGCAGAACCTGCTCGCGGTTGGCAGAAACGCTGAAAGCCCTGCTCTGTCCCCTAGTGCATTGCTCGGGGTGGCTCTGTCAAATAGGCATTAATAGTGTTGACTGATCTGATTAGAATTGTGcggtttttttaaatgagattcTGTGGACGTTTAAACGTAGTTCGTGCATCCACAGGCACATATCTGACCGTAGTGGTGCTCTTTTCTACGCCCTTTGCCCCTCACCTAAGAGAAGAATATTCTCAGGCATTTTACACCTCTCTCCGGCTGAGATCCAGTCAGCAGCTCTTTTAGAAGATGGTGGTGGAAGGAGTCAGTGGCAAGAGAGCCACAGACTCTTGAGCTGCTCCGTGGCTCTTCAGCTTTCCATCGCTTAGAAGCATTTGATCTTTCTGTTCTGATGCAAGAGGCTTACCAAGTCTCTAAATGCTGATGCTGTCATAGCTTTAGCGGGTCgattctgctgctgttccatTTAGTAAAAGATGTTTTggataaataaaatgtttaattcaATAGAAGTAAGAATTTTGAGCATAGCTGCAATCACTTTATCGGTATGTCAGCATCTAACTTTCAATGTTGTCTGTACAAACAAGATGCTATTGACTTCTGTGATGGCCGATGTAGTCAGTGGGCAGGTGAAAAGATGACAGACGTGAAGGTCTGTCTTTCAATGTATTATTTCTTAGCCTGGAGGTGATGTTCATGAAATTGTAGCACTAACTGCATTATGGACTTGTATGTTCTCAGTGCTTAGAAAGTATGTTTTCTGTGCTTGAGAGTGACCTTTCTTATTAAACAGCAAACATGGTCACATTTGCTTTAAACTTTTTCCTTGCATGTGTGACATTATTTAAATGTGCCAGATTTCTGCAAAAGTTTTTTTGAGATTGTCTTTCATTGGCAATTTGAATTAATATAATCTGAAATTTCTTCTTCCAGGTTTTGATAGAAGCTTGTCTTTGAAAGACTGGAAAGGAATAAAGGtcagaacattttaatttgattatttACATTGATCATTTTTCAGCTCAAATAAAtcattcttaaaataatttaaatttcagtAACTGGGGAATCAGTCTCATGGAGCTGTCTGAATGAGGCTGGTTGGAGTCCCAGGTCATGGTTAGCAAATTCTGTCTCCATGAATGAGAACACATAAAGTTTCTGCACTAGTGACCCTCAAAGCAGTTCTGTTTGTAAAGGTTTAGGTTTTTAACTGAAGTGAGTTTGAAATTGTGAGTAAGAATTAATTCACATGACTGACTGCTCTGTGGTCTGTTTGGTAGTGGGCTGTAAACGGTTCTTACGTGGCTAAAAAACTGCTCTGAGCAGCTAAAGGACTatcatgcatttaaaattgtttcctaCACTGCATATTTGAATAAGAGATAcattctctgttttctgaatttattcttTAGAACATAATGACTACTTTGGATGATAAACTGCTTGGTGAGAAACTCCAGTATTATTACAGCAGTAGTGAGGGTGAGGATGAAGACAGTGATAAAGAAGATAAAGAAGGGGAGAGCACCATTCCTGAGAGCGTTGGGGAGGTAGAGCTTACCAGCGACAGCAGTGCAGTCAACACAGGTATTCTCTTACCAAACTAATTGTTTTGTAAATACTTTGTTTATTGGAAGATTCATGTGgtttttctaaaatgaatttttcaaaatagaagTCCTGTTTCTGTGCATACTTGGGTCAGAGATTGATCATTTCCTGGCTATAGTCTAACCTTATTTTTAATACCTGGTTCTTTATATTAATGTTTGACTTCTCTGAGACACTTCAGCATTATATGTAAAGCAGTTAGGCTTTGCATGCAAAGCTGATTTGTACAATTGCTTAATAATGCATACGTTTCTTGCCTGTAAGCTGCCCTGTTGTTAACCACTAATAGGTAGGTGCTGAGCAAGTACATGAGGAATAGACAGAATGTGGCCAGGCTTTCTGAAAATACGGTTCTCTACTGCCACTGTCAGAGATACAGTATGACTCTGCATGGATCATTGGTGTGATCCAGAGAGTATTTCTTATGAAAGACTAGTTGTCTGCATTTTACAGTTTCTCTTTAAGAATGATGAAAAATCTTCCTCTGTGTGTTCACATCTTTCATCTGTAGCAAGAATGGAAGAATTCTAGTACTAAACTGGCATACTTAGAGAGGACCTGAAAAAGTAACTCCTCTGGGCCCCAGCAGCCAGGTGAAGCAAGGTGAAGTCTGTAAGAATTAACATTATTATACATCACAGAATTTACTTCTGTACAAGAGCACTGGCAAACTTAGTTATACCTTCCcatcattatttttgttcttatgAAAAGCTGTGCTAACAGTAGGGGAATTCTTGAGGGCTGGTGGTTCTATTTCAAGCGCACAGATATTAATCTTTGGAATAAACTTTGGGACCATTATGAGAGTAGCCTAGTTAGATAACCTTTAGtcatcttagaaaaaaaaaaaaagaagctcaAGGACATGTAAATGGAAAATTCCCATGTCCTTGAAAGCtaaattcttttgtttcatttcaacaTTTTGCACAGTAAACAAAAAGTTTATGACAGGGCCACTATTTTACTGCTGACTTATAAATTATtacttgaattttaaatgaTAGGTGTAATTTTATTACCCTTTTATAGGAAATGCctatgtatttaatttctagGTCCCAAAGGAGTTATTAATGACTGGCGAAGATTTAAACAACTGGAAACTGAACAGCGACAGGAGCAGCGCAGAGAAATGGAACGACTCATTAAAAAGTTATCTATGACATGTAGATCTCACTTAGATGAAGAGACTgacaagcagaagcagaaagagcTTCAGGAAAAGATCAATGGAAAGGTAGCATGGCACAAAGGAATTTAAATgtttaacattttcagtttcactATTTGTGTATGCGAAGCAGATAGGAATCCTTGTTCTGTCAGTAGATAGGTATCGTTTCTCCCTAGTAAACAGGAACACATCAGCATTATAAGAGGTGTGTTATAACTGTATTTGCCAGGTGTTGTCAAGTTTGATTATCGTGCATTTTAGTGGTATTCCAGAAGCATTGTGTTTGCCTGTGTTAAGAGATAAGCAGTTTAGCTGCTGTACTGAAGAAGTCCAAATCCTTTTCCCAGACTTCCCTTATCTGTTTATTAAATAAGTCAGCTTCAGGGGATTAGTACGAAGAGTTGTACAGCAAACCTGTGAATACTGAGTCTCAAGCCTAAAACATGAGTTTGGGAGGGAGTCCTTACTGACTTTGTATTAGTAAGTGGATGTTGAGAATTTAGCTTTGACTTTGAGTTCCAGAGACAGAAGGCGTTGGATGTGATGAATGGTTTTAATCAACTGGGCTGTATAACTGGCTCTTACAGTTATAGTCAGAGAAGTTACTAACTAGCAGACAGGCTTTCTTGCGTTCAGATGATGAAAGTTGGCCACACTGTCCTATACCTCGAGTATGGCAAATACGTTTAATAAAGCAAGTGAACAAGTAGCAGGATATATAaaatttgttaattttaattgtaCAGACAAGATAGCGCATTTGTTTAACTgaaaaactaaatgaaaaagcCAATGAAAAAGAAGCTAGACTTAGGACAAGCACGTTATCCAAATCAGTGCTCATAGCTTAGTGAAAGCGCATAGCCACCATTAACCTGAATTAAAGTGGGAGCATGGAGCATCCACTTGTGTTATTAGTGCAGCTCGTGGAAACTAGAATACCCAGGGCTGAAATGCTGTTCCCACTGGACATGGTTTCTAATTAGATCAAAATGGAGTGTAATACAGAGGGTGCTTGAGCCTGCATTGGTTGCACTTTGCTGTTATTAAAGATGAGCAACCCACATTAATCCTCTTAATTTAAATTCTCATTATATGAGTGACCCATATAGTGATGCAGATCCTTTTTTCATGTATCTTTGTATGTGTTTTTTAGATGACGTTACAAGAATATAACATGATTCACAATGATGAAGACGATGAGGAATTTCTACAGCGATACAGGAAGCAGCGAATGGAGGAGATGAGGCAGCAGTTGTACAGTGGGCAACAGTTTAAACAGGTTTTTGAGATTACCAGTGGAGAAGCATTTTTGGACACAGTTGATAAAGAGCATAAGAGCACACTGATCGTGATCCATATTTATGAAGATGATATCCCAGGCACCGAATCCCTGAACGGGTGTATGATCTGTCTGGCTGCTGAGTATCCAACAGTTAAATTTTGCAGAGTGAAGAGTTCGCTCATTGGTGCTAGCACTCGCTTTACTAATAATGCGCTGCCAGCTTTGCTGATCTATAAGGCAGGCGAGCTCATTGGCAATTTTGTGCGAATCACTGACCAGCTTGGAGaagatttttttgctgtagACCTGGAGGCTTTTCTGCAGGAATGTGGTTTGCTCCCAGAAAAAGACCTAGTGCTGCTGACTTCCATACATAATCCATCTGCATGTTACAGTGAGGACAGTGATCTGGAAATAGACTGAACCACTTATGCCAAGGGCCAGTAGGTGTAGTTGTACTGTGGGATGTTCTTGTGCTAGGGACTGCTCTCTTCCGTAGTGTGGGTATGTATGCTTCCCCTTCATGTACTTTGAATTTTGCTTGTTAGAGAG from Falco biarmicus isolate bFalBia1 chromosome 9, bFalBia1.pri, whole genome shotgun sequence encodes:
- the PDCL gene encoding phosducin-like protein, with the protein product MTTLDDKLLGEKLQYYYSSSEGEDEDSDKEDKEGESTIPESVGEVELTSDSSAVNTGPKGVINDWRRFKQLETEQRQEQRREMERLIKKLSMTCRSHLDEETDKQKQKELQEKINGKMTLQEYNMIHNDEDDEEFLQRYRKQRMEEMRQQLYSGQQFKQVFEITSGEAFLDTVDKEHKSTLIVIHIYEDDIPGTESLNGCMICLAAEYPTVKFCRVKSSLIGASTRFTNNALPALLIYKAGELIGNFVRITDQLGEDFFAVDLEAFLQECGLLPEKDLVLLTSIHNPSACYSEDSDLEID